The following coding sequences are from one Sphaeramia orbicularis chromosome 11, fSphaOr1.1, whole genome shotgun sequence window:
- the LOC115428920 gene encoding E3 ubiquitin-protein ligase ZNRF2-like, producing MGAKQSSPVFDGRTRAYSSSDLPSGNTGGGERIAGFRYTNGPDGPRIRYTGGGPASSGLGIPAGRSGSHVLNQSLDGTDGDDEGQTPPEGHRLLIGSLPAHLSPHLLGGFHCPVCAKFMASDEIEKHLLKCFSKTRLTYNKDILSRDSGECAICLEELEQGDTIARLPCLCIYHKGCIDEWFEVNRSCPEHPSD from the exons ATGGGGGCCAAACAAAGCAGCCCAGTATTTGATGGCAGAACTCGGGCTTATTCCAGCTCCGATCTCCCGTCTGGAAACACCGGCGGAGGAGAGAGAATTGCAGGGTTTAGATACACAAACGGCCCCGACGGACCCCGGATCCGGTACACGGGTGGAGGACCGGCCAGCTCCGGGCTCGGTATACCGGCCGGCAGGTCGGGGTCACACGTTCTCAATCAGAGTCTGGATGGCACGGATGGTGACGATGAGGGCCAAACCCCCCCAGAGGGCCACAGGCTGCTCATCGGGTCTTTACCGGCTCACCTGTCCCCTCACCTGCTGGGAG GTTTCCACTGTCCTGTGTGCGCCAAGTTTATGGCTTCGGACGAGATAGAAAAACACCTGCTCAAGTGCTTCAGTAAAACACGCCTTACCTACAACA AGGACATCCTGTCCAGAGACTCTGGGGAATGTGCCATCTGTTTAGAGGAGCTGGAGCAGGGGGACACTATTGCCAGGCTGCCTTGCCTCTGTATCTACCATAAAGG GTGTATCGATGAGTGGTTTGAGGTGAACCGCTCATGTCCGGAGCATCCCAGTGATTAG